Below is a window of Malania oleifera isolate guangnan ecotype guangnan chromosome 1, ASM2987363v1, whole genome shotgun sequence DNA.
CTAGATAAGAGATGGTCTCAACCTAACGTCCCTAGTTCAAGATGGAGCAACGGGTTCATGTTTTTTTGTTTTCTCCTAAGGGCATATGTTTGCCAAGGTGGAGTTGTGAATTTTGGCTCACATTCTAAAGGAAAACATGAAGGAAATCAGGGTGCAGCAGGGCGGTATTTCTGTTTtgcttgaaaccgtcgacggtttggctcgggaTGGTCagcgcagatttcaaattttgaataaatggaCGTTAATACGGTTGGGTTTCGGGGGGAAACCTCCTAGGAGGctaggcttatatatacatagaatacgTTGTATATTGTGTGCCAAGTGTGGTTGAGAGTATTattgagagggttcttgtattgttttttgtaatttacacaagaagatagtgaatccttgccGTTTgttcccatggatgtaggcattgccgaacaaCGTAATTCTTGGTGTCACTGTTATTGTCATTACTTTATTTACTTGCTGTGATTGTGGAATTGTTTtatattcaccatttagattgcTGCATTGTGTGTtggatcttttacaaaaatatatatattccgctgtgcatATTTGAGGGTTTTTACACAACACAAGGTATTAGCATTTCTGGTAACCTTGCTACACTTGCATTGGCTTCTGTTGGTGGTGCAACAGAAACAGCTCATCTTTTCATGCTACAATGGCTCACTGCTGCTGAGGTTCAACTGCCAGATTTGCAACCAGTATGTACTGGGAGTCTCCCTTTACAGGGGAGATTACAAAGGGCTGCAGGCCTTGGATAATGATCCAACTAAAACACCTTCTTGGATTTCTGTTGGGTTATTAATCATCTATATGAAGAACATGTGCATAACTTTTCAGGTCTATTAATATTGTAATATTGAATCAAGAAGGTGAAAGAAGCAGCATTGTAATTTAAGCCATTATCTAGCAAACAATGCCTTTATACAATATAAATTAATAAGCATATGAACATTGAGTAGTTCTATCATATGGTCCAGTGACATTGAAGACGGTAAACTTCTATAAATGAAATCTCCCTCTTCATCCGTGCCCTAGGTGGCTTTGTGGTTTTGCACATATATGCTGCTTGCTTCCACCTTGTATGTCTGACTTTTATTTCTTGGTAAATAATCCCAATTCCCTAGTGTTCTTGTTGTGATCTACTTCTGTTATTGTTACGTGCTTTGGATCTATCATGTGAGGCCATGGACATGAATGTAATGAAATGCTATTTGTTTATTCTTCATTATTTCGTAACATGCTacaataaaaaagataaaattacTTAGGTCAATTTTGCAGGTGCATTTGTTGGTTGCTCACTTGAGGGAAGTATCGTCATGACCCGAGCACAAGAGAATTCCAGATTCTATGGTAATCAATCCATCAATGCAGTAGATATACTTCTTGGTTCATTACCCAGGCCTCCCGCTGCCACCATTCTCTATTCTGCACTGTCAGACCTATTCCAGCAGTTCAATACGTGATTGATGGCCCTCGAGTCTCTGTACTTCCTTCCAAGGATGTTAGTGCGAGTCCGTCCTCCAACTCATGTAGATTCTGTCTGCTTCTCCTATTTCTGAGCATAAATTGCTCTCCATCTCTATTCTTTGCTCCTTCCAGAGCAGTCACCACCAAGTGGTTGTACAGCATAAAGTAATCTGAAAAATTCAATCTAGACGAACACCATTACCATTTGTTGAAATTGAAGGAAGACTAGGGCGGCATGTGTAAGTTATGAATACTTTCAGTGCATTGCTGCAAGAGTTCACTGATAGAAATATTGATGCTTTTATTCAATTACATTTACATTATCAATTATACAAGGtaattctctctcttctctctctacatTTATCCTGTGACCCATTCATTTTTCACTCGGGCGGCCTACTCGTGTTTGGCATTGGAGTATGGAACAACCACTTACGACAATGATGACTGGACTACGAGTATTCATGCTTCTTTGGGCTACTTTTCTGACTGGTCTTTTCACATGAAACCCCCACCATTTGAGAAAGGGACACCCTCTTCTGTCCAAATCTCCAACAATTGCAGGGACCACGTTAGGGCTCAGGACCAGCTTGATCTAAGGGTCATAATTTTGTCCTTGATCAATTGCGTCCTATATGACATCCTCAAAACTAACTTTGAACAAATTGAAAACTTTAGAAATTTTGGCCAAAAGATTATGACtttatttgagattttaaaaatatcagaGGTCTTTTTTAAAGTTTCAAGAATTTTAAGAACTTCTATGAGATTTGTGAAAAGGATACAAACTCTCTcttatattttggaaaaagataaGCTTTTTTAAGATATGTTTAAATCTCCGGGAGGtcttttgtatttttaaaatctcatgtttctatctttttgtcaaattttaggAAAGGGAGTGGCTTCTGCAcaacaaaaatattgaagaaataaTATGTGTAAGGGTCAAAAGTTAATTTAATGTTACTTTTATCTTCCAATGATTTTTCATTATTGTTCCTCTTTCTTTCCTATTTCTAAGGCTTTATTGGGCTGTTACCCAATAATACATGTGGCCCCACAAGTTAGCCACTCATGCTTCatgcttaaaaagaaaaaaagtcaaTTGTACTTTCCAAACTAACTGCCATAGCATTGGAGGTGCATGAATTTTGAGACCATGAATTTCAAGATGTGTGgctttaaataaattttaacacaaaaatatataaaatgttagTTTTGCCTTTAGATTAAAGCAAAAATAAATTGAAATGTCGTGCAATGCttattttttcttccttttgaagGTATTTTTGGAGATGATGTGAAGGTTTGTGATTGGTTGTGGATGAGATGGGATTCTCAGCCAACACTCAAATTAGAGGTTTTAGGACGATATCTTATCATACAAGGTACACCCTATGGGTTAGAATAGTAGAACAAGATTTCTAGAACTTGTATAAGATCGTAAAAGGAGGGTGAAATGAGGGAGGTGATCAAACACATATTAGAAAAGGGAAGAAAGAGAAATAAAGGAATTGTGCAAAGACTAAAAAAGtaatgagagtgagagagagagagagagagggggggattAGCACTGAGTCATTTAATGGTGGAATAGTTGTGTTATGTGCGAAAATGGTTGAAGGTCCTACAACCATGAATCGAACACTTATTTCTACCCTTACCAAGTCTGATTTGGAATTACAAGAAATTCCCAAAAACATGACCTTAAATTGAAGTAAACATTGAAATATCCAATCGTTGATAGATAATCCTTACATAAATAATCGCTCCTCAATTATTGGCTCTTTATTTTTTGATAATTCGAGGTCTCCAACCATCATCGTGCCACTTTGAACACTATAGTACAGCATCAAATCCGGAGAAGTGAAAGCCGCCTGCCCATTGGCGCACCTCTAGTAATTCACCGAGATAAACTCTCAAAGAGGAATCGGACCCGTGACCTTGGCTCTTTATTACAATTGGTTTCCTGATTCTTTCCTCCATTGTGCAGGCTTTATTTGGAATGTTTCTAGGTTAACTTCCTCAACAATCCAGTTAGGAGGCAATAAATTTTGCCACGtgcttgagaaaaaaaaaatgtattattcaTCGCATTTCCTCACAACTTTCAGATGTTCTACTTCCTAAGGCATACAATGCATATTCCAGTAGGTTAACGTGAGATTGAATTCACCGTTACATAGCAATGGTCTAAACTTTTGACTATCATTGTAGTTTTGCTATATATGGCGATTTCACCTACGTGAATAAAGCTGAGGTAAATAGAGTTTGTGCTCTCATCTTCCTTGCGCTACTTTTTGGCGAGTTGATGTGATGATTCCTTTTAGGAGGTCTGAAGGGCTTGTTGATGGTTGGAATTCCtatgtaataataaataaataaaaaaagataaaaagagaGGAGGGGACATTAAAATGATTTAGCCATTTAGTTACTAGTAGCGAAAAATAAAATAGTACTCCAATAAGAAAATACATAATTTAATGTGTACTGGAAGATGTTAGATCCCCTTGGTAAACTTAAAATATCTTTTGGGTTGAAAAAGtaagaaatgattttataaaatttcaatttgtttaaaaaaaattcatataatgGTAGAAAATAATTTAGTAGCTCCCTAAATTGTTCAAAATAACCACACATACATATacaaacacatatatacatacctacatacatacatacatatatgcataCGTATATATCAATCGGGCTAAGTTCGATAAGTAGGTGGTCAAAGAGGATCAAATTAATTAGAAATCTTAGATTCGCATTAATGATTTTTTATAACTCTATTATAGGGATCAACCCTGATTTGAAATATCATGTCGGAACATTGAGAAATTTATTGATTAGATAAATTATTTCGTTTATCTATGAAAAATTACAGTTTATTCTTGGCTTCGCTAGAGCCTATGGCCTTTTTTGTTCCCTTCTTTTTGAAGCCCTGTTGTTATATATGTGCTTTTCTGGTTTATGCTTTgctggaaaattttaaaattttggatattttgttgaTATTCTTAAAATAATGCAACACAATATACTTTCAACAGATGTAGGAAAAATTAGGATGAAAATTGTTTATAATATCTTATAATTTATTGTAGAATTGCTTGCACCTATGCTATTTAAAGGTATTTTATTTTAGTCTATTcaatttttatgcatattttgtACAGTTATCTTTACTATTAACTATTATATTTTGAGTAATTTACAAAGAAAATTACGAGCAATATTTAACCgttttttaacatttatttaaattgtgtttCATTATTTAAAACTTTATTTTGCGGTTACTTTTCCACTTAAAAGTCAATAAATGGGTGTGAAACAAATTTGTCTGGAGATTTTGAATCTATACATACATTTGAtcttaataattatttttaggaGCCAAGTTCATTGTTTAGAATCGAATAGCTGAATTGATCtgttcacaaaaattttcaaacttaAATCTTAATCTgtctaaaataaataatataatcaGAGCAGCCCATTTTCAAATATAATGTTTATGAAACTGCAACTTTTAAAATGGACTTCCATTTTTTGGGTCTAAAATAAAGAGATCTCACTAACATAAACTTTCAGAACGcgattttatttaattgtaattaAATGTAATTCGTTAAAAATATTATGTCGCAaagaaagcaataataataataataattattattattattattattattttgtctaTAAATTAATTTGCGATATTTGCATATAAAAtgaatgaattttattttattctattctaTTCTGTGTACCAACCGCATAGGCCTAGCCTATCATTGGAAGGACTGAGTAGATATAGTCTACATCACATGCCATTGAGAGTGTGGGTTTTCATTTGTAGGCTCAATGCAATCTCTGTTGTGAAATTTTGGTACCTAGAAGCCACAACTGCTGTCCTCTTCTGCCCTTCCAATTCAAACAAAGGGGACAATTGAATAATGAATGGGCTGGCTGCCTCATATATATCGCCACAGCCCTTCCAAGATGGGTCAAACATACACAATCACTCAGAATTCAAGGAGAGACAGCCCCCTGTAGCAATCCCAATTTTCCACAATTTGGGGTTGGGGGCACACTGCCTCCTACTCACTACTTGTCTgctgtcttctctctctctctctctctctctaggcagTACTATATACAAATCTTCTTATCACCAATAATGGTGTGTTTGTGTCAATCAACATATCAGAGAGAAAAGTTAGAAAATGATAATCATGGGACTGAAGTAATAGCCGAAAGGAAGAGGACTAGTTGGACTGTGGAGAGCATGCGTACCACATTTTAATTTCTAATgtcaaaaataatatacaaaaggGATGGGTAATTGTTGGGTAAAAGAAGTCCACTCCCACTTTATCCAAACCCACTAAATTAAAAAGATCTAGTCAATTAAGATAACACTACTCCAATTCACTTTCGGTCATTCGGCAACAATTTAGGGCAGCCAatccatatatgtatatatatatatatatgcctgcaTACAAGTTTCTTTCAATAAAATTAAGATCATGCAGATTGCAGCGGAGGAccaaatgaaacaaaaaaaaaaagagggtctCAAAACCACCCCAAACCTTGAAGAAACTAGATATAATTAAGAACAATAGGAATTGAGAATGAGACGAAAtgggaaaaaataaaaagcacCTGCTCCATCATTCTCGCCCTAATTTCCCTTGGTACTCATCATTCCTACAACTACTTGAATGCTAAAAAGCTTGATCATTCAATGCAAAAACCCATTGATCAGGTCCCGGCACAATCCTTTTATCTGCAATGAAATGCCAATCAAGTCATGCGATGAGCCAGAAAgctccatttttttattttatctacCTCAATAAAGTATATGCTTACTAAACTACCTGGTCCTTGAGCTTCCAAGAGTGAGCTCGAGGTCATCTCCACACTCCTCATGAATCCTCTCCCCTTCCCATGGCTTCACTAGCCCCATTCCATTGCTTCCAAATGCAAACTCATCTGAGATTACTTCAGCCATTGGAACATCAGCAGTTTGATCAGAACCAGCTGCAATGGTAGGTGAGCACGTCCCGCTCTGACCAGGAGTCCACATTCGGGACCCACCACCAACCAGGGCCTCTTCTTTGAAGCCAAATGGGTTCGAAGAGACGAGGCTAAATGTAGGAGAAGTTGGACCACTTTGGGGAGTTTGGATCCCTGAAAACCATTCCGAATCGGGACCAATCTGACGGCCAGGGCTTGGTGGGGTGGATGAGGGCAGGAAGGAGTAGTGAGTTCCTTCCCAGCCCGGGCGGCCAGACTGGTCTTCCCAATCAGTCTTCATTCGAGGAGTCCGGGCAGTAGGGGAGCTCAGAGGAGGAGTGACAGGAGCACTGATGGAGCCGCCATGGATGTATAGATTGGGGAGCTTTGAAGAAGAAGTGGACACGGATATTGATGAGAGGTTTTTGAGCCAAGGGATCAGGGAATTGCCATCGGCATTGACATTTGCAGCATATGAGGATGATGCTGGGCTTGGGAAGGAAGAGGAGGCTGGGCTTGGGTTGTAGGAAGCACAGGGGCTTGGGTGGTAAGACGAGCATGGGCTTGCTGATGCAGATCCACCCACAATGTCCATGCGTTCCACAGGCTTACATCCCTACAGAAATTCAACAAGAATAAGCATAGCATCCAAAGTTTCCCAGATACGACAGCAAATTATCATGCATCAGTACCATTTCACATCAAAATTTATAAGGCATTTGAATCACAATATTTTAAGCCTATTGTTTGTAGTTCCATCCATGTCTTGTATAGTCTCTAACCACCCCTGCCCTTCTCATTTGCAGCCCATAACCGTCAGCACTTTCTCATTGGCATAATGAATGATCTACTCCATACATGGCCAAATCATCTTAATGGGTGCATGCTTTTTCTTTCCGGTAAAATCATACTAGTTTTTTAACAGCTCTCCATATGGCAACACTAATTAATTTCCACTAGCTACTTGCTCTTTTCTGGAACTTTTCTTCATTCATTTTCTAGGTAAGGCTTTCCTTCATTTTATTTGGAGTGGCAATCACCATTGATAATCCTATAAACAAAGTTATAATGACTTGGACTAGGCCACTAAATATGATCATTCTTTTTTAGGGGGAGAGGGTGTGTGTGGAAAGAGAGTTCAACGATGAGACACAGGTAAAAAAAGGTGGTCAAAGTCAAAGATGGCAGACATGGCATTCTTTGGTGATAAGAAGACAATGATGCAGTCACCAACCAAATTAGTGCAACACAAATCCTCTGGAAATGCAGATTTTTGCATTGGAATGTGATGCAAGAGTTGCACTAAATTTAGACATTCTACTTCTCAGCATGGGTTACTTGACCTAAAATGATAAAATACTAAATATTTATCAAATTGTTGTCCAAAAACACAATAGTCGCGCATGAAAGCACCAAAATAAAAATTGTGGACCAAACCACTTCATATGGTGAACAGGTAGTTGACATCCTAGTTCAAAATTACTGAACAGAATAATAAGCAAACAATTATCTTGTTTCTCCTTCCCTTCTCATGATTTTGTTACTCCCAACTGGGCAACCAAAGCTATCCTAACACCGCTTTTGGGAAAACATAATTCAAGCCTTGGATTTAAAAGTACGCAAAGTTCAATAAAACTTGCTACAAGTTTTGGGGCCCAGCTCCTCTACCATGCACTAGGGCATAGCACCCGTGTTTTGCATACGAATTAAATAATGTGGGGACACTGGTGCATAGGAGAGGATCTGGAGCCCAAGTTTTGAATCAGATataattttgtcaaaatataaCCCAAGCAGCGTGCAAGACTGCGAAGCTTTTCCCTCACCAAAATCAAATCAGAGGGTATGTTTGTTTTCCGGGCTAGGGTTGACTAACTTTATAATTCATGTTTGTTTTCCACCTTTATTCTTACGGAATGGCATTTATTACAAATTCAATCTTACAAAACCCAATCTAAAACAAATATGCCCAAATCAGGAAGAGGCCAAAACAACCTTCACATCCAGCCAAAGTTATGAACTTCTATCCGTTTAGGTGATAGTGCAGGGTGCGGAAGGGaagtgcctctcatgaggtctGGTGTTCAAATCCTCCTGGGTTCATTTTCGTCcctgaatttttaaaatttatcttccTTTGGAATTATGGAACCGACTTCAAGGGGTGCGGGATTAGTCACGTAAACCGTAAAACGTACACGTGAAAAAACGATgcgtaattaaaaaaaaaacgaaaaagtTTTGAACTTCTTAAAAGAGCTAATTAATATGGGTGTGACCTGAATTAATGGAACTTCCCCCGAGTACAAAAGAAAAAGGTAATGTTCATCAGATAACACTGCACTGATAGATGTGTCCAAAAATGGAAGACTCTGCAGTACTGAGAAAAGAGAGTCAGTCCCAATAAACAAACAAGGGGATGCCTCAAAAAAAGAAAGTCGCACTCAATCTactgaggagagagaaagtgcgACAATGCCCAAATTACCCTTGTCTTTAAGGAATCTCCAGGCCCAGAGCAGACTAATAGTAAGGGCATTTTGATCATGTTGGGAtgaataattttttctttttattttccagGGTCTGAGACTCTCAGTTATCATCAAGAACTTGGAAGCAGAGAGAGAGAATCTTGCACTTCACGCGTCCCCGAAAAAGAacgaaggaaaagaagaaaaaaagcgAGACAACTGCAGATCTAACGTGCGCCCGCGAGCTAAGAAAAAAGAAGCCAAATAATTCAACAGACTTCATCAACAATGTCTTTTTTATCAGACACCAAGGGGTTACGGCAGCTAACGTGCGCGCGCGCACACAACGAAAGGAGGAAACCAACTGATCAGATCAATCACGCTCTCAGCCACAAGAGGGTGGAATAGCATCCCATGGCTGTCACTAACTTACGCCCTGGCGCCGGCGCATTTTAGCATGGCCGCATGAAGCAAGCTGGCACGGACCATGGTACAAAAGAGTCTGCGAGCGAAGTCCGCGCCCACTAACGTGAGCCCCCGAACAAGCGCATGTTAGCACGGACAACTGATAAGTGTACATGCTGTGGTCAGCTATGGTCCAAGGCGCCGAGCAACTTAAAGTCATAAATACGCTAAAGATGGCTGGGGGAAGATACCACACTGGAATTTTTTGCAAGGGAAGCGGCGGCGGCGGTGGTGGGAGTGTGGTGGGTGGATGAGCGTAAAGACGAATAAAATGGGGAATGCGTACGTACCCTGCGGTAAGTGGTGCCGTCGGGCTCGACCGTCCAGCCGGCCTCGTTGCAAAGGGCTTTGAGAACCTCGTTGTTGTCGCAGTGCTTTGGGAGCTTGTAGTTGCCGTACATCCTCAGCCCCGCGAAGATCTTCGCCGCTATTgctctcctcctcctctctctcctcttgttGTTCTCTCTCTCCTTCCATGTCGGTAGCCTCGTCCCCGTCGTCATCTCCTCAGATCtccccccaccccaccccaccccctcccccgtcactctctccctctttctGTCAAAGATGATCAAACAGTAACAGGGAAATACTGCTCAGCGATCGCGACGAGAACGACGCCGTTCTTGGATTGACAGGTACGGATAGGACAGATCCAGAAGAAGGAACAAACAACAAAGGACAATCCGAGTAATAAATCAAACGCGGCAATTAACGTCCTCAGGAAATTAATTGAACGATATTCTACAAAAATGGCCTGGCAACAAagaattttcaaccctaaaaataCAAGATTAACTGCGGCACGTTCTACCGCCGGAAAACAGCTCGGACAATTGGGGATCCGGGAGAAACCCGATCGAGCTTGAACGGGGACGAGTTTCGGTTAAACAGATCTAGAGTTTAAACTGagcagagagagaaagagacacaGACTGACTGAGGGGATGAAGTAGCCGGCGAACCAGGCAGCGGAGGTCGCCGGCAAACCACTATGGTGTTGAGGGAAATGAAGAGTAGCTAGGGAGGCGAAGATAGACCCATGAATCATACATGTCAATGGTGGGACTTTGGGAGCTGGTAAGCTAAATACGTTGTCTCTTACAATTCCCCCACGGCTTTCCCTTAATTAACGAATTTGCCATGCCCACTTGTCTTCGCTGAAACGATGTCGTCCGCTGGTCAAGTCTACGCTTCACCAGCTTAACTAGCAAAGCACTAATCTTAATTCTCATTAAATCTCAATTAATAATTTCAACAAgaataattcaaatttatatttttaaaataaaaaaatttacataaattttttaaaaatacaaattattttctatttctcataaaattattttttttccaattatatctatattatttcataaaattattaCTTTTTCTTTACTCTTGTTCATCTTTCCTTAATCCTTAGTCTCTTTGTCTAAAATTCTTCTATTTAGTCTTTTTATATTATTACTAAAAAACGGAAagataatattaaaaaaaattaagaactcGTTTTCAAAAAGGTTGCTACtaatttctttattattattactaaaaaAGAACAGAAAGATAATACTGAAAAAATTAATTACCCGTTTTCAAAAAGCTTGTCACTAATTTCTTTATTAATGGTCCACTACTAATTTTTTTTCCGTCCATATTATAAGAACCATAAATGTAAGGAAGCAAAGTCATCTACGTAtctctctttttattttaaatatcacTATTACTTATAACTACCAACTCacgatttttttttcttactcCTTTTAACCCCGAATTCTTTTATGTTATATGCTAGCCAATAATAATCCAACATGCGCTGAATGTGCATccgttaaatttttaaaaatacacatCTTCTTAACGAATATTTcttacaatttaaaaaaataaaaaatttgtttaaaattttaCCACTAACTCAAGAACCAAGGGCAACCTAGGTTTTTCcgatcgaaaaaaaaaaaaaaccacttttagaaaaataattatcttacataaaaataaaaaaatgaatggtAAAAACAAAATTAGAATAGGCTTCAATGAAAATATATAAGATAAAGCCATCAATAAGGGATGTATATTTAgccatctaaatcttcaaatcaGTTGAATTAAAGATTGGGTGTCTTAAAAAACCAATAATGCTCCAAATTCATTATTAAAAATACTTATTTCAATTTTGGGTAATGCTATGCTTCCATTCGATACTCGAGATAATTCATTTTAAGAAAGAAATATAATGTAACTTCCGAGGCTTGATTATTGGCAATTACtaaattaaaacattaaaattataaaactacatttgttttattaaaaaataagatCTTTTCCTTCCCCTCGTTTTATTGCACGTTTGGAAATATCAAATTAATTCAGACGTTAAGTTTAgatttatatgaatttgaatataaGGCAAGGTAAATTTatattaactttttttaaaaattcaaatataatcTTGCAGTGCGTGTTCCTAAACACtagtttaattaatattatatgtCATTGCCATCAAAATCTGTGGAACCAATGTGCGATTAATTTAGAACTAATTTACTattatgtctaatatttaaaatgcaaGTGAAGGGAATATTAACTATATATGTAAAATTTATGGTTTGTACTTTAAAATCAAACATCATTTGTTATTTGGCTCTCGGAGATTGAGAAAGGCTTATATGACAAATTTATTGAATTTGAATATAACTCCTCTTGGGCGGAAAATGATAGTTTCACTTAGGTAccgtttggaacttgaaaaatgtgaaagaaatgaaatatatatatatatatatatataaaagaatttgatttCTTACGCTTAATtgtcaagaaaaatgaaaaaaattaaaatatatcaaattaaacaaaatttatttttaactatGTTAGAATGAACTTTTATTTTCAGTTGTATTTGATATAGAGGAAAAAACATAATGGAAAGTAAAAttccttctcattttcctttGCTTCCCTTTCTCCACCAAATTCTCTCCATTTCCTATGCTTTCCTTTCTTCACCAAAATCTCTAATCCAAATGAACCTTCATATTTCTAGTTTGGGAAATAAtactaaagaaaaataaaaactctttTGGTATGCTATATGTAGGAGCGGGCAACGAATGCCAAAAAATCAAACCAAATAGCAGAATCAAACCAAAAAATCGGTTAACCATATCAATAATGTTTAAATTATTGATATTTGAATTTATTATGAATGttttatgtgatttttttttttacaatttagaAGTTGTGAGTTTTGTGTATCTTCGGTTCATGGATTGGATGTTAATTTGAAATTTACAAATTTGTACCCtttttattttaagtttgaattttaatgtttgaaaattttaatttacataaaatcaaaatagaagaaaaatatcaatttatgcgagtttaaaattttaattgtatCTAACGTTTGGTTCGATCAACTATTGGATATTGGTAcaaaatttggttaaccaaaattCGGTTAACCATTTGAAACCATTTAGCCTTGGTTCGCGATTTttagtgaatttaaaatttaGTTCGTTTAATAATTTGAAGGTCACGATTCGTTAAACCCGAATCATGTCCACCCTAACTATATACTATTCTTTATTCTTGAAAAATTAGGAATGATTAGTGATTACACCCAAAGAATAACACGGTAGCTGTAGCACAACTTTGGGGTGTCGATTCCACAAAGAGACAAAGTAAAAGAATAGTAGAATTAACAAAGAAactaaagaaaaatatgaaatgattaaTGGTGAACAAAGATTAATTTTAAATGCAATTAAAGTGAAACAAAGTAACTAACGGAAAAAGTACCCAAATTTGACGAACAGTAAAGCGTCGAGAATCCCTTGCACAAATTcggtattttaattatttttaattcattGAATAACTCAATTGAGAACTCAATTCCCAAAATTCCCAATCGGAAGGTATAAGTttataaaccaaaattaaaccaAATGTAATCCTTTGAAAAATCATTCACCACTTTTAGAATACATAAACCATTATCCCTATTGAGAAAATCCGACGACGACAATATACTCAGGAAGCGACATTGCAGCAAAGAAGTAAATCAATATAGATAAATATTTGATCCAAACATAATCAAAGAACTAATTCATTCAATAGAAAAAGCATGACTGaatctataaatagaaaaaattttataattattcagAGAAGAAAACATCAACAATGAATTGAGAATGTTAAAACAAAGGAGTTTagtaattgaaaatcaaatacatAAATTAAAAATAGATTGAAAATACCATCTAGTGTGCAAGT
It encodes the following:
- the LOC131151114 gene encoding BES1/BZR1 homolog protein 4 isoform X1, encoding MTTGTRLPTWKERENNKRRERRRRAIAAKIFAGLRMYGNYKLPKHCDNNEVLKALCNEAGWTVEPDGTTYRRGCKPVERMDIVGGSASASPCSSYHPSPCASYNPSPASSSFPSPASSSYAANVNADGNSLIPWLKNLSSISVSTSSSKLPNLYIHGGSISAPVTPPLSSPTARTPRMKTDWEDQSGRPGWEGTHYSFLPSSTPPSPGRQIGPDSEWFSGIQTPQSGPTSPTFSLVSSNPFGFKEEALVGGGSRMWTPGQSGTCSPTIAAGSDQTADVPMAEVISDEFAFGSNGMGLVKPWEGERIHEECGDDLELTLGSSRTR
- the LOC131151114 gene encoding BES1/BZR1 homolog protein 4 isoform X2; protein product: MTTGTRLPTWKERENNKRRERRRRAIAAKIFAGLRMYGNYKLPKHCDNNEVLKALCNEAGWTVEPDGTTYRRGCKPVERMDIVGGSASASPCSSYHPSPCASYNPSPASSSFPSPASSSYAANVNADGNSLIPWLKNLSSISVSTSSSKLPNLYIHGGSISAPVTPPLSSPTARTPRMKTDWEDQSGRPGWEGTHYSFLPSSTPPSPGRQIGPDSEWFSGIQTPQSGPTSPTFSLVSSNPFGFKEEALVGGGSRMWTPGQSGTCSPTIAAGSDQTADVPMAEVISDEFAFGSNGMGLVKPWEGERIHEECGDDLELTLGSSRTR